The proteins below come from a single Streptococcus canis genomic window:
- a CDS encoding helix-turn-helix domain-containing protein, with product MTNNIAKLIEESGKKIKSISEALDISYPTLSSYNQGIRKPKKENAQKLADYFGVSVAYILGIDEEKYAPSNLKIVTDSFKTSEITSVTPFKSDMEKLKKGIELGEIHLSMPLNEGFSDDFRRILARYLINHEEEFMKTFTKHMNSLKRESEIWQTWIQTEEYRIRQEDRHKK from the coding sequence ATGACTAATAATATAGCTAAACTTATAGAAGAAAGTGGCAAAAAAATAAAAAGTATCAGTGAAGCGCTAGATATATCCTACCCAACACTATCTAGCTATAACCAAGGAATACGAAAACCTAAAAAAGAGAATGCTCAAAAGTTAGCGGATTATTTTGGTGTCTCAGTGGCATACATCCTTGGAATTGACGAAGAAAAGTACGCTCCGTCAAATTTAAAAATCGTCACTGATAGTTTCAAGACATCTGAAATTACTTCTGTAACACCTTTTAAAAGCGATATGGAGAAGCTTAAGAAAGGAATCGAACTAGGAGAGATTCATTTGTCTATGCCCTTAAATGAAGGCTTCTCAGACGATTTTAGGCGCATTTTAGCGCGCTACTTGATCAATCATGAGGAAGAATTCATGAAAACTTTCACTAAACACATGAATAGTTTAAAACGAGAGTCAGAAATTTGGCAAACCTGGATTCAGACTGAAGAATACCGAATTAGACAAGAAGACCGACACAAAAAATAA
- a CDS encoding restriction endonuclease subunit S, with amino-acid sequence MTYIDEMIKELCPDGVEWKELGKVCVVKTGQSVNKTFIQNNSGDYPVINSGKEPLGYVDVFNTEDDPIGITSRGAGVGYVSWNEGKYFRGNLNYSATVKDSEKLLPRYLYYFLKNNSKKIEELCTFDGIPALNKSKLENLNIAIPHEDIQKEIVKILDKFTDYVTELTAELTAELTFRQKQYSYFRDKLLSFDDESMGGANNKVYTVQWKTLGEVARLKNGRDWKSLPSGEVPVYGSGGEMGEFVSDYAYDKPTVLIPRKGLISNLFYLDKPFWNVDTIYYTEIDDSQMMPRYFYHYLTTVDLERLSTNPTRPSLTQAILDKIEIPLPSLAIQSRIVQVLDNFDTVCNDLNIGLPKEIELRQKQYEFFRDKLLTFTAEGVYTDRTVQYRQDLIRLLQWVFGPIRVSLGAICDFTRGNGLQKKDFIDEGYPVIHYGQIYTRYGFSTKDTISFTSQTVFDKLKKAKPNDIVMATTSENVEDVGKAVVWEGTEEIGVSGDAYIVQTSQNARYLNYFFKSVPFQSQKEKKVTGTKVIRINAKDMENFLIPLPDLEQQQQIVNILDKFDTLTSDLIQGLPKEIELRRKQYEYFRDKLLQF; translated from the coding sequence ATGACCTACATTGATGAAATGATAAAAGAGCTTTGTCCTGACGGAGTAGAGTGGAAAGAGTTGGGAAAGGTCTGTGTTGTAAAAACAGGGCAGTCGGTTAATAAAACATTTATACAGAATAATTCTGGAGATTACCCAGTTATCAATAGTGGGAAAGAACCTTTGGGATATGTAGATGTTTTCAATACGGAAGATGATCCAATAGGAATTACTTCTAGGGGAGCAGGAGTTGGCTATGTTTCGTGGAATGAAGGAAAATATTTTAGAGGGAATCTCAATTATTCTGCAACTGTTAAAGACTCGGAGAAGCTGTTACCACGCTATTTGTATTATTTTTTGAAAAATAATTCTAAAAAAATTGAGGAATTATGTACTTTTGATGGTATACCAGCTCTGAACAAGTCTAAGCTAGAAAACCTTAATATTGCTATTCCCCATGAAGATATTCAAAAAGAAATCGTCAAAATACTTGACAAATTCACTGATTATGTTACAGAATTGACCGCAGAATTGACCGCAGAATTGACCTTCCGACAGAAGCAATATTCTTATTTTAGAGATAAACTCCTAAGTTTTGATGATGAAAGTATGGGGGGGGCGAACAATAAGGTTTACACTGTCCAGTGGAAAACGCTAGGGGAGGTGGCAAGGTTGAAAAATGGTCGGGATTGGAAAAGTTTGCCGTCTGGAGAAGTGCCAGTTTATGGTAGTGGTGGTGAGATGGGAGAATTTGTCTCTGATTATGCGTATGACAAACCGACTGTTTTGATTCCTAGAAAAGGCTTAATATCTAATCTGTTCTATCTTGATAAACCTTTTTGGAATGTCGATACAATCTATTACACCGAGATTGATGACAGTCAGATGATGCCGAGATATTTTTACCATTATTTGACAACTGTTGATTTAGAGAGATTATCGACTAATCCAACTAGACCGAGTTTGACACAGGCTATTCTGGACAAAATAGAAATCCCCCTCCCTTCTCTGGCTATCCAATCCCGCATCGTCCAAGTGCTCGACAATTTCGATACAGTTTGTAATGACCTCAATATCGGTCTACCCAAAGAGATTGAGCTTCGTCAAAAACAGTACGAATTTTTTAGAGATAAGCTCTTGACCTTCACCGCCGAAGGCGTGTATACTGACAGGACAGTACAGTACAGACAAGACCTAATTAGGCTCTTGCAGTGGGTGTTTGGACCAATACGTGTATCGTTGGGTGCTATTTGTGATTTCACGCGAGGCAATGGTCTGCAGAAGAAAGATTTTATTGATGAGGGGTATCCTGTTATTCATTATGGACAGATTTACACCAGATACGGGTTTTCAACTAAAGATACCATTTCTTTTACCAGTCAGACAGTCTTTGATAAACTGAAAAAAGCCAAGCCTAATGACATAGTGATGGCGACAACATCAGAAAATGTTGAGGATGTTGGTAAGGCGGTTGTTTGGGAAGGCACGGAGGAGATTGGTGTGTCAGGTGATGCCTATATCGTTCAGACATCGCAAAATGCCAGATACCTGAATTACTTCTTTAAATCCGTCCCCTTCCAAAGTCAGAAAGAAAAAAAGGTCACTGGAACAAAAGTTATCCGTATCAATGCTAAGGATATGGAGAATTTTCTGATTCCACTTCCTGATTTAGAACAACAACAGCAAATCGTTAACATACTAGACAAATTCGATACCTTAACATCTGATCTTATCCAAGGTCTTCCGAAGGAGATTGAATTGAGACGAAAACAGTATGAGTATTTTAGGGATAAGTTGTTGCAATTTTAA
- a CDS encoding phage replisome organizer N-terminal domain-containing protein produces MSEVQWIKITTDIFDDEKIQLIESMPEGDTLIVIWFKLLVLASKQNYSGVLALGDKVFYTEEMLTTVFRRKSTTVKLALKTFEQFGMIAFVDGAVTIPKWEKHQNIDGLEKIRKQTRERVARHRQKQKALVSGQDSLSIECNVTEMLPVTESNGQVTQQIKNKNQKENKNILDNSSRETEDQSTTYLKPEYYSLLQVIADRYNDRFIYPYNYTLTHKQKMAIGQFLSEGYMTSDEVLGMIDRIPNDVESPLAYLMSSMERLKDERLLESKVIAHENARKFYQKG; encoded by the coding sequence ATGAGTGAAGTACAATGGATTAAGATTACTACAGATATCTTTGATGATGAAAAAATACAGTTGATTGAGTCAATGCCCGAAGGAGATACTTTAATTGTCATCTGGTTTAAACTACTCGTTTTAGCAAGTAAACAGAATTACAGTGGAGTCTTAGCTCTAGGAGATAAGGTCTTTTATACAGAAGAGATGTTAACTACAGTCTTTAGGAGAAAGTCAACGACTGTGAAGCTGGCTCTGAAAACATTTGAACAATTTGGAATGATTGCTTTTGTGGATGGAGCAGTCACAATTCCTAAATGGGAGAAACATCAGAATATTGATGGTCTAGAAAAAATTCGTAAACAAACAAGAGAAAGAGTGGCTCGTCATCGTCAAAAGCAAAAAGCTCTAGTAAGTGGGCAAGATAGTTTATCAATAGAATGTAACGTTACAGAAATGTTACCTGTAACGGAAAGTAACGGTCAAGTAACGCAACAGATTAAGAACAAGAACCAGAAAGAGAATAAGAATATACTAGATAATAGTTCTAGAGAGACAGAAGATCAGTCAACAACTTATCTCAAACCAGAGTATTATTCCCTTTTGCAAGTGATTGCGGATAGATATAACGATCGTTTTATTTACCCCTATAATTACACCCTAACGCATAAGCAAAAAATGGCGATTGGACAGTTTTTAAGCGAAGGCTATATGACTTCTGATGAAGTCTTGGGAATGATAGATCGTATTCCTAATGATGTAGAGTCACCATTAGCCTATTTAATGAGCTCTATGGAGCGCCTAAAAGATGAGCGATTATTGGAATCTAAGGTAATTGCTCATGAAAATGCTAGAAAGTTTTACCAAAAGGGATAA
- a CDS encoding type I restriction-modification system subunit M codes for MSEQAQRQELHRKIWAIADDVRGAVDGWDFKQYILGILFYRFISENFKTYIEGGEDFNYEEIPDEVITPEVKDDAIKTKGYFIMPAQLFSNVVKTARSNDNLNTELKDIFDAIEASATGYASENDIKGLFDDVDTRSNKLGSTVPERNERLALILEGIASLDFGNFEDNHIDLFGDAYEYLISNYASNAGKSGGEFFTPQSVSRLLARIVMLGKDEKNKINKIYDPACGSGSLLLQAKKQFTEHIIEDGFYGQEINMTTYNLARMNMFLHNINYDKFSIERGNTLLDPKHGNDKPFDAIVSNPPYSIKWIGSDDPTLINDDRFAPAGILAPKSKADFAFIMHSLSYLSNKGRAAIVTFPGIFYRGGAEQKIRQYLVDGNFVEAVIQLPDNLFFGTSIATCILILAKNKATTDVLFIDASHQFKKETNNNVLEEKHIEKILTSVEHKKNEDHFAQLISQEKIAEADYNLSVSTYVEKEDTREKIDIDVLNKEIAETVKNIDRLRAEIDKIVEELS; via the coding sequence ATGTCAGAACAAGCACAAAGGCAAGAGTTGCACCGCAAAATCTGGGCAATCGCAGATGATGTCCGTGGTGCGGTAGATGGTTGGGATTTCAAACAATATATTTTGGGAATCCTTTTTTACCGTTTTATCAGTGAAAATTTCAAGACTTATATCGAGGGTGGTGAGGACTTCAACTATGAGGAGATTCCGGATGAAGTAATCACACCTGAGGTTAAGGATGATGCGATTAAGACAAAGGGGTACTTTATTATGCCTGCGCAGCTTTTTTCCAATGTTGTGAAAACAGCTCGTAGTAATGACAACTTAAATACGGAACTCAAGGACATTTTTGATGCCATTGAGGCGAGTGCTACGGGTTATGCCAGTGAAAATGATATTAAAGGTCTTTTTGACGACGTGGACACCAGAAGTAATAAGCTGGGAAGTACCGTCCCAGAGCGTAATGAACGCCTAGCCCTTATTCTAGAAGGTATTGCTAGTCTTGACTTTGGGAATTTTGAGGACAACCATATTGACCTTTTTGGGGACGCTTATGAGTACTTGATTTCAAACTATGCTTCCAATGCAGGGAAGTCAGGTGGCGAGTTTTTTACACCACAGAGTGTGTCACGTCTGTTAGCTCGTATCGTCATGCTGGGTAAGGATGAGAAAAATAAAATCAACAAGATTTATGACCCTGCCTGTGGTTCAGGTTCCCTCCTCCTTCAAGCCAAAAAACAATTTACAGAGCATATCATTGAGGATGGTTTTTACGGTCAGGAGATTAACATGACCACCTATAACTTGGCTCGGATGAACATGTTCCTCCATAATATCAACTATGACAAGTTTAGTATCGAGCGTGGTAATACGCTGCTGGATCCTAAGCATGGTAATGATAAGCCCTTTGATGCTATTGTGTCCAACCCGCCTTATTCTATTAAGTGGATTGGTAGCGATGACCCGACGCTGATTAATGATGACCGTTTTGCACCAGCGGGAATTCTGGCACCCAAGTCTAAGGCAGACTTTGCCTTTATCATGCATAGCCTTTCTTATTTGTCTAATAAAGGCAGAGCGGCTATTGTGACCTTCCCTGGGATTTTTTATCGTGGTGGAGCGGAGCAAAAGATTCGTCAGTATCTGGTAGACGGAAACTTTGTTGAGGCTGTTATTCAGTTGCCTGATAATCTCTTTTTCGGGACATCTATTGCAACATGTATCCTTATCCTTGCTAAAAATAAGGCAACAACAGATGTTCTCTTTATTGATGCTAGTCATCAGTTCAAAAAAGAAACCAATAACAATGTCTTGGAAGAGAAGCATATCGAGAAAATCTTGACAAGTGTTGAGCATAAGAAGAATGAAGACCATTTCGCACAGCTTATTTCCCAAGAAAAAATTGCGGAAGCTGACTACAATCTCTCTGTATCTACCTACGTGGAAAAAGAGGATACGCGTGAGAAAATTGATATTGATGTTCTTAATAAAGAAATTGCGGAGACCGTGAAAAATATTGACCGCTTACGAGCAGAGATTGATAAGATTGTCGAGGAGTTGAGCTGA
- a CDS encoding NYN domain-containing protein produces the protein MKKRILLVDGYNMIAFWQSTRQLFKTNQLEQARNTLLTKLNHYAHFENSDIICVFDAQYVPGLRQRYDHYKVSVVFTEEEETADSYIERTAAELNTAIHLVEVATSDLNEQWTIFSQGALRVTAKELEQRVNTVKADLDKMSQAIEMKTPKLRPFDQRQMDQLKAFMTHLDD, from the coding sequence ATGAAAAAACGAATTCTCTTAGTTGACGGGTACAATATGATTGCCTTTTGGCAGTCCACTCGTCAATTATTTAAGACCAACCAGTTAGAACAGGCACGTAACACACTTTTAACAAAACTTAATCATTATGCCCATTTTGAGAATAGTGACATTATTTGTGTTTTTGATGCCCAGTATGTGCCAGGGTTAAGGCAGCGTTATGATCACTACAAAGTTTCCGTAGTGTTTACAGAAGAGGAAGAAACAGCAGATAGTTATATTGAGCGCACGGCTGCGGAACTAAACACGGCTATTCACTTAGTAGAAGTTGCAACCAGTGATCTCAATGAGCAGTGGACTATTTTTTCCCAAGGAGCTCTTCGCGTTACCGCCAAAGAATTAGAACAAAGGGTTAATACTGTCAAAGCTGATTTGGATAAAATGTCTCAAGCTATTGAGATGAAAACACCTAAGTTGAGACCTTTTGATCAAAGACAAATGGATCAATTGAAAGCGTTTATGACACATTTAGATGATTAA
- the rplM gene encoding 50S ribosomal protein L13: MNKTTFMAKPGQVERKWYVVDATDVPLGRLSAVVASVLRGKNKPTFTPHTDTGDFVIVINAEKVKLTGKKVTDKVYYTHSMYPGGLKSITAGELRSKNAVRLIEKSVKGMLPHNTLGRAQGMKLKVFVGSEHTHAAQQPEVLDISGLI, from the coding sequence ATGAACAAAACAACTTTCATGGCTAAACCAGGCCAAGTTGAACGCAAATGGTACGTTGTTGACGCAACTGATGTACCACTTGGGCGTCTTTCTGCAGTAGTTGCTAGCGTACTTCGCGGAAAAAACAAACCAACTTTCACACCACACACTGATACAGGTGATTTCGTTATCGTTATCAACGCTGAAAAAGTTAAATTAACTGGTAAAAAAGTGACTGATAAAGTTTACTACACTCACTCAATGTACCCAGGTGGTTTGAAATCAATCACTGCTGGTGAACTTCGCTCTAAAAACGCAGTTCGCTTGATTGAAAAATCAGTTAAAGGCATGCTTCCACATAACACTCTTGGACGTGCACAAGGTATGAAATTGAAAGTCTTCGTTGGCAGTGAGCATACTCATGCAGCACAACAACCAGAAGTACTTGACATCTCAGGACTTATCTAA
- a CDS encoding Mini-ribonuclease 3 produces MTNSVDVNLINGIALAFEGDAVYSYYIRRHLIFQGKTKPSQLHHLATRYVSAKAQANLIQAMLEAQLLTEKEEDIYRRGRNTNSHTKAKNADVVTYRMSTGFEAVMGYLDMTDQQARLEELITWCINHVEAKA; encoded by the coding sequence GTGACTAATTCAGTTGATGTGAATTTGATTAATGGCATTGCCCTAGCCTTTGAGGGGGATGCGGTTTATTCCTACTATATTCGCCGCCATCTGATTTTTCAAGGCAAAACGAAACCTAGTCAACTACACCATTTAGCAACGAGATACGTTTCTGCTAAGGCGCAGGCCAACTTGATTCAGGCCATGTTAGAAGCGCAGCTATTGACCGAAAAAGAAGAAGACATTTACAGACGTGGTCGCAATACCAACAGCCATACCAAAGCCAAAAATGCAGATGTCGTTACTTATCGGATGTCAACAGGCTTTGAAGCAGTTATGGGCTATCTTGATATGACTGACCAACAGGCACGTTTAGAAGAATTGATCACGTGGTGTATCAATCATGTTGAAGCGAAAGCATAA
- a CDS encoding DegV family protein has protein sequence MTFTLMTDSTADLNPAWADDHNIALMGLTITCDGKVYETVGPHRLSSERLLEKMKAGSQPQTSQINVGEFENVFREHAKHKTPLLYLAFSSVLSGTYQSAVMARDMVLEDYPDAVIEIIDTLAAAGGEGYLTILAAEARDSGKTISETKCLIETILPRLRTYFLVDDLFHLVRGGRLSKSSAFFGSLASIKPLLWIDAEGKLVPIAKIRGRQKAIKEMVAQVEKDIADSTVIVSYTSDQDSAEKLREQLLARENISDVLMMPLGPVISAHVGPNTLAVFVIGQKSR, from the coding sequence ATGACCTTTACTTTAATGACCGATTCTACAGCGGATTTGAATCCTGCTTGGGCAGACGACCATAATATTGCCCTCATGGGCTTAACCATTACGTGTGATGGGAAAGTTTATGAGACTGTTGGTCCTCATCGTCTTAGTAGTGAGCGCCTTTTAGAAAAAATGAAGGCAGGTAGTCAACCTCAAACCAGTCAGATTAATGTAGGGGAGTTTGAAAACGTTTTTCGAGAGCATGCCAAGCACAAGACCCCCCTTCTCTACTTAGCATTTTCATCTGTTCTCTCGGGAACCTATCAAAGTGCGGTGATGGCACGTGATATGGTATTAGAAGATTACCCCGATGCAGTGATTGAAATTATTGATACCTTGGCTGCCGCAGGAGGAGAGGGCTACCTCACCATTTTAGCGGCGGAAGCCAGAGACAGTGGCAAAACGATAAGTGAAACGAAATGTCTGATTGAAACTATCTTGCCCCGCTTGCGCACTTATTTCTTGGTCGATGACCTCTTTCATCTGGTGCGTGGTGGGCGTCTGTCAAAAAGTTCTGCTTTTTTTGGTAGTCTAGCTAGTATCAAACCTCTTCTGTGGATTGATGCCGAAGGGAAATTGGTGCCCATCGCAAAAATTCGGGGCCGTCAAAAAGCCATCAAAGAAATGGTGGCTCAAGTGGAAAAAGATATTGCCGATTCAACGGTTATTGTTTCTTATACTAGCGATCAGGATAGTGCCGAAAAGTTACGAGAACAGTTGCTGGCGCGTGAGAATATTAGTGACGTTCTCATGATGCCACTGGGGCCAGTTATCTCAGCTCACGTTGGTCCTAATACCTTGGCAGTTTTTGTTATTGGGCAGAAGTCCCGTTGA
- a CDS encoding helix-turn-helix transcriptional regulator: MKNLKLKAARAGKDLSQQALVDLVGVSRQTIAAVEKGDYNPTINLCIAICRVLDKTLDDLFWEADDCH, from the coding sequence ATGAAGAACCTCAAATTAAAAGCAGCGCGTGCAGGCAAGGATTTGTCTCAACAAGCTCTAGTAGATTTAGTAGGTGTATCCCGACAAACCATTGCGGCTGTTGAAAAGGGAGATTACAACCCAACGATTAATCTTTGCATTGCCATTTGTCGTGTACTAGACAAGACTCTGGATGACCTCTTTTGGGAAGCTGATGATTGTCACTAA
- the rlmB gene encoding 23S rRNA (guanosine(2251)-2'-O)-methyltransferase RlmB — translation MKDKDTIEPNDIVYGVHAVTESLQANTGNKLYIQEDLRGKNVDHIKCLAAEKKVSISWTPKKILSEMTEGAVHQGFVLRVSAFAYTELDTILEKAEQEDNPLILILDGLTDPHNLGSILRTADATNVCGVIIPKHRAVGVTPVVAKTSTGAVEHVPIARVTNLRQTLDKLKAKGFWTFGTGMNGTPSDRWNTSGKLALIIGNEGKGISANIKKQVDEMITIPMNGHVQSLNASVAAAILMYEVFRNRP, via the coding sequence ATGAAAGATAAAGATACTATTGAACCAAATGACATTGTCTACGGTGTCCATGCTGTGACAGAAAGTCTCCAAGCCAATACAGGAAATAAACTCTATATCCAAGAAGATTTACGAGGGAAAAACGTTGATCACATCAAGTGTTTAGCCGCCGAGAAGAAAGTTTCCATTTCATGGACGCCTAAGAAAATCTTATCAGAAATGACAGAAGGAGCTGTTCACCAAGGGTTTGTCCTTAGAGTATCGGCCTTTGCTTATACCGAGTTGGATACGATTTTAGAAAAAGCAGAGCAAGAAGACAATCCTTTGATTTTGATTTTAGATGGTTTAACAGATCCTCACAATTTGGGATCCATTCTACGAACAGCTGACGCGACCAATGTGTGCGGAGTGATTATCCCTAAACACCGTGCCGTAGGTGTGACACCGGTAGTTGCGAAGACCTCAACAGGAGCTGTGGAGCATGTTCCAATTGCTCGTGTCACGAATCTTAGGCAGACATTGGATAAGTTGAAAGCAAAAGGATTCTGGACATTTGGCACAGGCATGAATGGAACACCATCTGACCGTTGGAATACTAGTGGAAAGTTAGCTTTGATTATTGGCAATGAGGGAAAAGGAATCTCTGCCAATATCAAAAAACAGGTGGACGAAATGATTACCATTCCGATGAATGGTCATGTTCAAAGCTTGAATGCTAGTGTGGCAGCAGCAATTTTGATGTACGAAGTTTTCCGAAATAGACCTTAA
- a CDS encoding AAA family ATPase, translated as MGKSLREIAQELKESEKKVHLIYAFNGTGKTRLSKEFTKLVTPDEDELTRQKILYYNAFTEDLFYWDNEIIALKIWNNYFMDWILIDQGQDGNIIKNFQQYTNDKLMPNFNFSDRSVTFSIERGNEEIIESIKLSKGEESNFIWSIFYTLLELVISELKIPELDERSTSDFNQLEYVFIDDPVSSLDDNHLIEVASNLASLIKESNKEKLGLQFIITTHNPLFYNVLHNEFGNANKFRLEKLEDGTYELHAQRNDSPFSYHIFLRNELRTAINENRIQKYHFNFLRNLFEKTATFLGYMDWKDLLPREADDETKLSYAKRILDISSHSQYSGEEVSSLNPREKQMLIYLFESFENTYQFNKEHL; from the coding sequence ATGGGAAAAAGTTTAAGAGAGATTGCTCAGGAGCTGAAGGAGTCAGAAAAGAAAGTTCATCTGATTTATGCCTTCAATGGAACCGGGAAAACAAGATTATCTAAGGAATTTACTAAACTTGTTACACCTGATGAAGATGAGCTAACAAGGCAAAAAATTCTCTATTATAATGCTTTTACAGAAGACTTGTTTTATTGGGATAATGAGATAATTGCCTTGAAAATTTGGAACAACTATTTTATGGATTGGATTCTAATAGATCAAGGACAAGATGGAAATATTATTAAGAATTTTCAACAATACACAAATGATAAGTTGATGCCTAACTTTAACTTCTCAGATAGAAGTGTTACCTTTTCTATTGAGCGTGGTAATGAGGAGATTATAGAATCCATTAAGTTATCCAAAGGAGAAGAAAGCAATTTTATTTGGTCTATATTTTACACGCTATTAGAACTAGTGATTAGTGAACTGAAAATTCCAGAATTAGATGAAAGAAGCACATCCGATTTTAATCAGTTGGAGTATGTATTTATTGATGATCCCGTTTCATCTCTTGATGATAATCATCTGATAGAAGTTGCTTCTAATTTAGCTTCTTTAATAAAAGAGAGCAACAAAGAAAAATTAGGATTGCAATTTATAATCACGACTCATAACCCATTATTCTATAATGTCTTACACAATGAATTTGGAAATGCTAATAAGTTTAGACTAGAAAAATTGGAAGATGGTACCTATGAACTGCACGCACAAAGAAATGATTCACCATTTTCTTATCACATATTTTTGAGAAATGAACTGAGAACAGCAATAAATGAAAACAGAATTCAAAAATATCATTTTAATTTTTTGAGAAATCTTTTTGAAAAAACTGCGACGTTTTTAGGGTACATGGATTGGAAAGATTTGTTACCGCGTGAAGCAGACGATGAAACAAAATTGAGCTATGCAAAAAGAATCTTAGATATTTCAAGTCACTCGCAGTATTCGGGAGAAGAAGTTTCTAGTCTCAATCCTAGAGAGAAACAGATGCTAATTTATCTGTTTGAAAGTTTTGAAAATACCTACCAATTCAATAAGGAGCACCTATGA
- the rpsI gene encoding 30S ribosomal protein S9, whose translation MAQAQYAGTGRRKNAVARVRLVPGTGKITVNKKDVEEYIPHADLRLIINQPFAVTSTEGSYDVFVNVVGGGYGGQSGAIRHGIARALLQVDPDFRDSLKRAGLLTRDARMVERKKPGLKKARKASQFSKR comes from the coding sequence ATGGCACAAGCACAATATGCAGGTACTGGCCGTCGTAAAAACGCTGTTGCACGCGTTCGTTTGGTTCCAGGTACTGGTAAAATCACTGTTAACAAAAAAGATGTAGAAGAATACATCCCACATGCTGACCTACGTTTGATCATCAACCAACCTTTTGCAGTTACATCAACTGAAGGTTCATACGACGTTTTCGTAAACGTTGTTGGTGGTGGATACGGTGGACAATCAGGTGCGATTCGTCATGGTATCGCTCGTGCGCTTCTTCAAGTAGATCCAGATTTCCGCGATTCATTAAAACGTGCTGGTCTTCTTACACGTGACGCACGTATGGTTGAACGTAAAAAACCAGGTCTTAAAAAAGCCCGCAAGGCATCACAATTCTCAAAACGTTAA
- a CDS encoding DUF5962 family protein, with amino-acid sequence MTIYYQLENMLVAGFKSEEELQRYQGLKAEYEEETLDYSFSIREIVNQLEIIIQSRENDFPNLEERLLQGYQELVEYLREYDVSQAEKYTRRIYCG; translated from the coding sequence ATGACAATATATTATCAATTGGAGAATATGCTAGTCGCTGGTTTTAAATCAGAAGAAGAGTTACAACGGTATCAAGGGTTAAAAGCAGAGTATGAGGAAGAAACCCTGGATTATAGTTTCTCAATTAGAGAAATTGTCAATCAATTAGAAATTATTATCCAGAGTAGAGAAAATGACTTCCCAAATTTAGAAGAAAGGCTGTTGCAAGGTTATCAGGAACTTGTAGAATATTTGAGGGAATACGATGTGTCTCAGGCAGAAAAATACACAAGGAGAATTTATTGTGGTTGA
- a CDS encoding plasmid mobilization protein yields the protein MVERYRTVLKKFYITKSQNQTLNYLISYTGLRNFSNYARKMLFKKFPIVLVFDETSFEDLIFSLRRIKNNINQLARIAEKSQDLQALRAMTYSVQMIEKYEKSFLKYHKTKKARLLSKVDE from the coding sequence GTGGTTGAGCGTTATCGAACAGTTCTGAAAAAATTCTATATCACAAAATCGCAGAATCAAACGCTAAACTACCTTATCAGTTATACAGGTTTAAGGAATTTTTCTAACTATGCTAGGAAAATGTTATTTAAGAAATTCCCTATTGTTTTGGTATTTGATGAAACTTCATTTGAAGACTTGATATTTTCTTTGAGGCGAATTAAAAATAATATCAATCAGTTAGCAAGGATAGCAGAGAAATCTCAGGATCTTCAAGCATTACGAGCTATGACTTACAGTGTTCAAATGATTGAAAAATATGAAAAATCGTTCCTTAAATACCATAAAACGAAAAAGGCGAGGTTACTATCAAAAGTGGATGAATGA